Genomic window (Oryza sativa Japonica Group chromosome 3, ASM3414082v1):
GAACAGAGGAAACTCTGTCCCTGCACGTTTGGACATTTCACCGACGCCTGTGTTCTACACCGTACCTGTCTCGAAATCCACTTCATTTCCTACATTTCGTACGGCATTGTAAACAGCAATCAGCGAATAGTTTTCGTTTATTCTACAAGCAGAGAACGTACATCCTACTCTAACACATACGACCTACCGAATTGTACTGTATGTACACATATACTGTTGCACAAGGATAGACATCAACTATGATTAGAACTGTGTTTCAATTGCAGCACATGCGTGCTCTGTTTGTAGGAGTAGATGTTACTCTATGACTCCATAGAAACATGTGAGTTGGCACCACACCCTCTAAATCGATAAAAAAACATCTAGGGTGGGCCAAATTGGCAAAATAGCTCCGGCAAAAGAACTAATTTGATCATGCAGGCAGCCGTAAACAGTTGCACTGTGTAGATGTGGGTTGCCACTCATCCATCGATGTCATGGTTGCAGTATCACGGATGGAGCATCGGACtgaaggtgtgtttagttcgcgaaaagaaaatatttatgtgtcacatcagatgtttgtcTGTATGTCGGAAAgagtttttggacacgaatgaaaaatctaattttataacttgactggaaaccgcgagacgaatcttttgagcctaattaagtcGTCATTATCACatgtgggttattgtagcacttatggctaatcattgactaattaggctcaaaagattcgtctcacgattttcatacaaactgtgcaattagtttttatttttatctatatttgatGCTCTATGCATATGTCTAAAGTTTCGACGTGATCTttttgtgataaaaattgggaactaaaaGAGGCCTGAATTGCCTGTAGCATGTAATCTACAGACAAGCTTCCCGTTTTTTTGGTTCCATACACTAAAAATGCttgtttcatttatttatttattttgaaaaaaatggttTCATTAGATTAGTAAGGTTTCTTAAATGTCCCAAAAAAATTAAAGCGAACTCTAATACTATTTGAAGTTTGTAAGGTTATTTTGAACACTATTTCTGTCCAACtctcgccgtgtttagttctaaagtttttctttaaacttctaactttttcatcacatcaaaactttcctacacacaaacctccaacttttccatcacatccttTTAATTtaaaccaaactttcaattttagtgtgaagTAAACACAACCTCTATTACTAACTATGACCAAAATACTCGTATTCCAAGAACATGTTCGACGGTAGCAATGTAAAGCAACCATATCCATTCTCACTAGACGTCAGCAGTTGATCTCAATAATCCAACACCACATGTCGATTAGTCGAACCTACTATTGATCATCAAATTGTGCTAGTTTGTCAGGATCGTTTTATATGCCAAAGCCCATAGTTAGTTATTTTTGAAATCTAGATTTTATAAGATCAACCACCTATTCCTGCTACCTACCGCTACTAGCGCATGCACGTACGGGATGTAAAGTGGAAGAGCCAATACAAGGGTAAACCCTCATTGCTACGGTTGAAACCGTGGATAATGCAGCCTTGCATTTCAACACGATGAGGTGCGCCCCATGCACATCGTAGACAGTGGAGGACGCGCAGGGGCACAGGCACAGACGGCGCCCTCGGATTCCTCCGCGTGCGCGGGATGGAGCCCTTGTTCGGTTTGGTGACTTTGCCCGTACACACCCACCCTTCCACGCCGGTGTGCCCCCACCTCGAGCCTCGAAACCGCACCAGAATTGATCTCCCCGCACACATGGCAcgcccgcccgcgccgcgcccggTCCCGCCGCGCGCCTGAACAAacacccatccatccatcgagcctccctcctccctcttccacCCGCACTTCAAAGCAGTGAGCCTCCATGCCTATTTACTGCGTATGCGTGACGCACGCCTGCGTATATAAATGGTACGGTCGATGGGTCTCGCATATCCTCCctctaaaaaaaactcaatttttGGATTTTCGTGTCTAGCGTTTGAACGTccgtattatttttaaaaaatattaaaaataagtcacacaaaaaatattatccatgttttatcatctaacaacaataaaaatactaattatagaaaaaattcatataagataaatagttaaatgttgTACACGGCAACTtaagaattgagtttttttagacggagggattAGGTAGGTACGCATGGGTCACCCCAAACGGGATACGTCTTCCTCTCCGCTAGCCTCTCGCGGTGGGTGCGTGCCGTGAGACGTGAGTGCGTGACACGCCCTCTCTTTTAATCACAACCGCGACGAAAAGTGCTCACGTTTTTTTCCCTTGCATTTGTGCATCCTCTGTAAATTTCAGTAGCTGCATTTTGCACTTTGCTGACGACACCACTACGAACGAAGTAGTAGTACGTACAAATCCACCTACCAAGTCGCGACTGGAGTAGCTATCAGGCCAAGGCCAGCACAAGACGGCGCCCGATCGAGCGAGAGCCCGGCAAGTGAGCCGTCGCGGTCGCCCTCCGCGGGCCACGTACGTATCGCACCAACGTAACGTACGTCGCgatgtgcgcgcgcgcgcgagacaGGCGGCCGGTGCGCGCCCGCACCTCCCGACGCGGCGCGATGGGCGCAACGCGACGGGGCGTCTTGGCTGGGGTTTGGTAAGTAGACTGTACGTGCGCGAGCGCGAGAACCCCCCGtggctcgatcgatcggcgcGTGAATGCGATGGCGACGCGCGGGGGCGGGGCACACGTACTAACGCAGCTAGCGTACGCCCGCCGCGCTGTCTCGGCCACGTACGCGGGCGCATGTGGCTGGTGACCGAGCAAAACCCGCACCATCTCTAACCGTTTCCTTGGTCGCATCCGGCCACCGAGTTTATTATGCCCATCTCCATCTACTACTACAGTCTATGTATGTACCACTACTGATAGTCTGATATATATGTGTGGTTGCTTTGCATCTACGCTTCGGTTGATCTCATTTGCAGCCTCAGCTCGCTGGTGATGCCCACTCGATCAGATGCAACGCGATGCAGGGTTGGGTGCGTTTTACCGGCAAGAAAACAAGTCAACTCTGAGCTCATAGTACGTAGAGTTGTACGGCGATTTACTTTACTCGTCGTCAATCATTGCTGCCGCCGTTGGTCAGCTCTACTAGGCTACTACAGCACCAGCCACCCAGGGTGGTTGGTTGCAGCCTCGTGAAAGGTTAAGGTGTTGTTGTTGTACTAGGAGTAGGCCATATCTTCTACTAGGACTCCTCTTCTGGTAGATCAACTAGCCATGTGATGGCAATCTCGTGCTGTTGGTCGAATAAACGGAAGCCACTGCACTGCACACAAAACTCTTCTTTCACTTTTGATATATGAACTCCGCCTTCGCCGCGGCTAATGGGACCAAATCAGTAGTAGGATTTAGGCCACTGTTTCTTTCagtttaggattattataatctagattattgactcagattactataagctagattgttataatttATAGTAGAATAagtggttagttgtttctttcctgaattattagagcctagattattgggtttgcaagtctaaaaagggagtggggtggcatggtgggtaatttttcacttaataatctggaaaaagctcacctaaatgagcttatcaaataataataagctgggctccagattataataagctacttcaataagttgtctgtttctttcagcttactctcaataatctggattataataatcttaagctgaaaaaAATATGGCCTTAAGTACCTTGCTTTTGGAGTTTTCCTTGGCAAAGTTGGAACGATTTGACCTGACGATTGTAGTGTTGTAGACTTGTGGCAGCACAGTAAAAGGAGACGGCAGTAAGGAGCTAGTAGATGGATGTGAACAAACCCTAACTCTGAACTTTTCGGCTATTTGTTGGACAGATCAAGGTGGGGGTTGGCCTCTAGGTAACCGAGCAAACATGCATATGGACATACTAGTTGTCTGACAAGTTGACGACTCTAGCTACAAGAATTGCGGCCTAACCATCCCATATCTTCTTCATTTCATCACATCACGTAGACGACGTAGCTGAAAGAAGAGTACTAGTCGTTCTCGTTTGCTATAGGATTACGTGCATACTCCTTTCCCAACATACAGTAATCTAAAAGTAGGACGCATCATattactataaatttaattaaaagtATTGAGATGTATTCTATCCGATCTTAATTaaattgctactccctccatcctaaattaAGTTCATCTTAATTCCAAGCAATTGTTGTATTAGAGTTTTTAAAAGTACGAGATAAATACATtagaagcatatatataaagtaGGAGATAAATGCATTAGAATTTGGTAAAGGAAATGGTATTATAGCACATATTGTAATGATATGTATGGGATAAATAAAAAGTAAAATTATTTTAGGATGAACATACTACTCCactcgtttcatattataagttgtttaactttttcttagttaaatttctttaagtttgattaaatttataaaaaaaatatagtagtatttttaacacaaaataaacataccatcaaaatatatttaatattaaatttaatgaaattaatttaattttttagatgttgttaaatttatctataaatttggttaaacttaataaaatttaattagaaaaaaaatcaaatgatttataatatgaaattgaGAGAGTATATTTATAGATGGGGAAGTATTTCCCATATAAAAGACGCAGTAGTAGATGATATGACTcgaagatatactccctccgtcctaaaaaacaAACTATGGTTCTTCGTtcttcgtgtccaacgtttgtctattcgtcttatataaaatatttttataattagtattttcattattgttagatgataaaacatgattaatactttatgcgtgacttgtctttttaatttttttcatactttttttaaataagacggatggtcaaacgttggacaaaaaaacccatgatttatatttttttgacagagggagtagataaaGCCAAACAGAAGGGCAAGCGAAGTTCCAATCAAAAGGAAGAAGCGGAGAACGTACGTGCTACTTTCGCCTTTCTCTCGCCTCGGAACCCGACTCATGTACGTACTATCGCAGCAGtagtagttgtggatcgatcaTGCCGTCGCTTTTCCGATCCACGATGAGAACAAAGGGAAACTGATAAAAAAATTCCCGCCCGATCACGGCAAGCAAATGCGAAGAAGAAGACGCAGCTAGTATAGCTTTTACGCGACCTTTTGAGGAAGTAGTACAAGTACTCATATAGTACGAGTACAACACTATAGGAGTATATCAAAGCTGTAATGCATTAGTGTTCAGGTAGCATTCATTTCGATTCAACTTGTTGTGAAACTGACAAATGCGTTGGCACCGACGCATCTGTGtttctcatttcttcatacATTTCACACTGCGTCGATCGATCTATCCCTGATGGTCAGACCTCTTCATTGAGCATGTCAATGGTGACCATTAATTCGGAACAATTCAGAGCTGTTTCCACATAGTATTAACATAGGTCGCGTGCCGTGCACACAGAGAGTATTGTATTGCGATGCTTGGATCACACTGAGATGTCCGGTAGAAAATTAATATCAGTAGTAGTATGTTAGCATATCTGGAACTGACGGATAGGGCGTTGATGGTCGTCAAAGCAGAGATGGATCGAGTCTGCACTCTGCAAGAGACTGCAAGTTTATCGATCGAGCATTGACTAACGTTGTTGTTTCGGTGAAACTCTGAAACCTTACTACTGCACACTGCAGCAAGCCTTGAGCCCAGGCCATGTGCCGGATCTGCTTTGGCTGCGCATCATCGAGCTCTCATGAATTCATGATACTTTCCATATGGCTATCTCCTGCAGGATGATGTATGCAGAGGCTGCAGCATGCAGCTGGCCTCTTAATTTTGTGTCCACTAATAAGATTGTGTTAGGTCACGGTTCCTTGATGACTGTAATTAGCTAGCAGCCTAGCACCGCCGGACGCTGCGTGCCTGGACAGATTGGTAAGGGGTTGACCTGTTTGCTTGTCTGCAATTTAAGTCGCGCCTGCAGTAGTAGGATTGGGAGTACGTGTTAGGTGTTTTGCCCTGAGCTAGCTTGTGTTTGCTTCTTATGACTGATGATTATTCTTGTGCCTGGATGCAGAGCAGAGCACATGCATGCCGTGAGACTTGAGGGTCATGGGTTCAGACACTAGGGCATGCAGTTCAGGGGAAAATAACCGGCAACAGGGTGTGGATCAAGTGAAAGAGAGAACTGTCTAGGCCCCGTTCTTTTCTCTAATAAAAGTTGGATAAAAATTTAGATATTCGTGCcatgttttttaaactgttaaacggtacgtttcgtgtaaaaaacttctatataaaagctgcttcaaaatatcataaacatatttttcaagtttataataattacaaTTTAATTAATATAGCACCCCGTTTTATGTAAAATACTTAATCTTTATCCACATGAGTTTCAAACACCATCTTATTTTGAAAATGGGGGCGCGTTGACTTGACTAATGGTGTAACATGAGCGATTGTGTGATACTGTTATTATATGCGAATGATCAAACTGTCATCAAGTGCAGGCTGTTGTCTTCCTCTATCTTCTTCTATCGTGCTATTACTAGTAAGTTTTCTCTTTGTTTGAAAATAAACAGATTTAGTATGAaatataaatttgaataaacaaattttatatgaaatatAAATTTAAGATGCAATATATTACAGTATTACGAATCTGAATTGAAGAAAGTTTGTTTGTTTTAGGATGAATCCGTGTGGGACTAGGTAGGTGTGTCCAAATTCTCCAATGTGCAAGCAGTACCATTTTGCCTTGATGTTTGGTCCAGGCGAAGCTGTGTCACTGGTTCTACTCTACCTGGCGGGTTGCAAGTTGGCGTACGTGTCACTGATACATATGCTGCCTGCAGCTAGCTGGAGTAGTAGTAATTAGTATCAGGAGGAGGTAGCCGAACGGGAGCATTTGGCGCGACGCACTTGTTGCCATCTCGTCGCAGGCAGCGCGCGCGGCCTagctcatctcatctcatctcatctcatctcatcatcTTATCATCTCATGGGGAGTAGGAATTGACCGGCGTGGACACGGCGGCAATATGATCTGATCAGGCCAGATCACCGCCGTGACCGCAGCGAGATAGTTTGCTTTGACCCGATGAGCTGCAGTGCAGTACAGCACGCAGCTCAAGCAGCAAGGTTTTGATCGATCTGCGGCTTGCGTTCTGACGAGTGACGACTGGTTGAGTGGTTGGTACCCCTGCCGATCGAGACGAAAAGCGGTCGGGCAAGGGACAAACGCtaaggtcgtcgtcgccggccggaaCCAGCAAACGTCACTTGACCTATCTTCCAAGCATCGAACCACCAAGGGTACATGAAAACTGTGACGTAAAAATTTCCTGACCCGCAAAGATTCTAGTTATATATAAGTTTCATCACTGTTAAAATAGCAAAATTCGTATGTATGAAATTTTTTGACCGAGCAAGAATCGTTTCAGTAGAAATGATATCGTCTTAAAACATTTTCATCCTTAATGTGAGTAGCTCGTGACTGTTGACTTGTGACATGGGCATGATGACCCGGCGTTGTGCGGGCCTTGGGCTGTGGGCTGCGTGACTGTGTGAAGGCCTATCTACACGAGGCGATgccaaaatgatttttcttccTTCTGTAGTACAATACTTGCAATGAAAAACAGGACATATTCCGACTTCATTTCTGTCCAATGCACACATGACCACTCCACACAGCCTGCAAGTGGGGCGGGTCGACCCGTTAGGTCCGTGGCCCGAACCTAAATTTGTGGCACCAATAGGTTTTCGGGCCGGCCCATATTTTCTTAGGTGATAATGGGTCCAGGAGTCAGTTGACCCTAGGGGTTTTTGGGTCGGCCTTGTTCGAGCGCTCCACTTGCTCGCGTtcaaatggcggcggcggctttagGGCTCCCGGCCTGCGGCGGTGCGGCTCCACGGCGGAtcgagccggcggcggtggctcccagcggaggcggcagcggtgtCGGCGCAGCTCCACCGCGGatcgaggtggcggcggcggcagcttcgGCTTCGCGGTGTGCTCCACCGcgggttgaggcggcggcggctgggcgtGCTCCTTCAGTCCTCCTCCCATCTCCAACTCCCCCCAAGACTGGTACTGTGGTTCACATCATAGCAACTAGCAACGGATTCTTTGgttcttgattttctttttattttctttggttCTTGATTCTTTAGTTCCTCTTCTATGCAGTTCCTTCTTTCGGCGGCGGATGGAGgcaccggcgggcggcggctaccTGCTTGGTGGCCAACCGGCGAGGTGCTCCGGAGGACACTCCACCGGCAGCAACGGCGAGGGTTTCGGAGGACACCCGGCCACATCGCCACCTTCTTCCAGCTGGGTTTCTCTAACTCGTGAGCACAAGTATGATTTCCTCCATGAACCCTGTCTTGTTCATCTGTCTTGCTCGGTTTTGGTTTGATTTGTATATATAGTGTCTCATTCAGGAGAAAGTTTCAGTGACTGTTATAGCTAGGCTTTCATGCCATTTTGCTAGGCCCAGATTTGTATGCCAGGAAAAAGTTTCATTTTGCTTTCATGCCATTCAGGAGAAAGTTTCAGTTACTGCTAATTTAAAGTTTCCTACTGCCTTGTGTAAAATAGATGGTCTTTTACTTTGTCTCTATATAACCTGGATTTTCTCAATATTCAGGATATACTGAACGAAACACTGAATAAGTAGCATTTTTGCATGCTTCTGACAACATGCTGTTGTGCAGATTTTTACACCAAAATTTCCTTTCCATACATTATGTGATAGAAAATTATTTTAGATGGCAAATGATACATTTGTGTTGTTCGTTGCTTTGTTTCAAGTGAGGAAATGCGGACACCCAACGCATTTTTTGGACTTGGCACTAACAGTGGTGAAGATATTGAGATGGGTGATGGTGATAGTGACTCTGAACAAGTTGGTCCTGTAGATGAGCATGTGAATCCAGTAATACAAGCTTTAACAAGGAAATTCAGATCTGAGGCTTGGAAAGAGTTTGTGCCGATACTCATTGATAATGAAGTTGGTGCAGGAAAATGTAAGCACTGTGATACAGAGATCCGTGCAAAGCGTGGAGCGGGAACAAGTTCATTGAGGAAGCATTTGACAAGATGCAAGAAGCGAATTAGTGCTCTTAAGATTGTGGGAAATCTTGACTCTACACTTATGTCTCCTAATAGTGTAAGGTTAAAGAATTGGAGCTTTGATCCTGAAGTTTCTAGAAAAGAGCTCATGCGAATGATTGTATTACATGAGTTGCCCTTCCAGTTTGTGGAGTATGATGGATTTAGAAGTTTTGCTGCTAGTCTTAACCCCTACTTCAAGATTATTTCGAGAACAACTATAAGGAATGATTGCATCGCTGCTTTTAAAGAGCAAAAGTTAGCAATGAAGGACATGTTCAAGGGTGCAAATTGTAGGTTCTCATTGACTGCAGATATGTGGACTTCGAACCAAACAATGGGATACATGTGTGTGACATGTCATTTCATTGACACAGATTGGAGAGTACAGAAGAGGATTATAAAGTTCTTTGGAGTAAAGACACCTCATACTGGAGTGCAGATGTTCAATGCTATGCTCAGCTGCATTCAAGATTGGAATATCGCAGACAAAATATTCAGTGTTACTTTGGATTATGCTTCAGCCAATGATTCAATGGCTAAGTTGTTAAAGTGCAATTTGAAAGCTAAGAAAACTATACCAGCAGGAGGGAAGCTACTTCACAACCGATGTGCAACACATGTCATCAATCTCATAGCCAAAGATGGGTTGAAGGTTATTGATTCTATTGTTTGCAACATCCGTGAAAGTGTGAAGTACAGGGATAATTCCCTATCTCGCAAAGAAAAGTTTGAGGAGATCATTGCCCAAGAAGGGATCACATGCGAGTTGCATCCCACTGTGGATGTATGTACTCGTTGGAACTCCACATATCTAATGCTCAATGCAGCCTTCCCTTTCATGAGGGCTTATGCTTCATTGGCTGTTCAAGacaaaaattacaaatatgCACCCTCTCCTGATCAGTGGGAAAGATCAACCATAGTCTCTGGAATTTTGAAGGTGCTTTATGATGCAACTATGGTGGTGTCTGGATCTTTATATCCAACATCAAACCTTTATTTCCATGAGATGTGGAAAATCAAATTGGTCTTGGACAAGGAACACTCTAACAATGACACTGAAGTGGCAAGTATGGTTCAAAAGATGAAGGACAAATTTGACAAGTATTGGCTTAAGTCTTACAAATATCTGTGCATTCCTGTCATTTTTGACCCaagattcaaattcaattttgtGGAATTTCGGCTTGGGCAAGCCTTTGGTGAAAATGCTAAAGAGAGGATTGACAAAGTTAAGAAGAGAATGAACATGTTGTTTAAGGAGTACTCTGATAAACTCAAGGATAGCAATGCTAACCCACTGCGCCAAGCTGAACATGTGATGGCTATCTCTGAAAATGATCCTATGGCTGATTGGGTTCAACACATCTCTGAACAATGAAGTGAGCAAGTTGATACTGAATTGGATATCTACCTCAAAGAGAATCCTATTCAGGAATTTGGGAACAAATTTGACATTCTAAATTGGTGGAAGACCAATCACTCAAAGTATCCAACTCTCGCTTGCATAGCACAGGATGTGCTAGCATGGCCTGCTTCAACAGTTGCATCTGAGTCCGCATTCAGCACAGGATCTAGAGTGATCAGCGATTTCAGATGTAGCCTTACAATGGATTCAGTTGAGGCGCTTATCTGCCTCCAAGATTGGTTTCGAGCTTCTGCCGGTATACACGACTGCCCTCGTTCATTTACTTCTAGTATTTATCTTGCTaaaactaatttatttttatgttttgatTGCTAGGTCCTAACATAAATGTGAGCTCAGTAAATGAAATCAACTACAGTGATAATTTTGTGGTTAGTAAATTGCTTGTGCTCTTCTTATCATCTGTCTATTTAATTTTCTGAAAGAGAAAGATGTCTATTTATTCAGTATTTGCTTGATTGCTTGCAAGATCTCTTCCAGCTTTTCTCTTTCTATTTATCCAGTATTGAACAATGCCTATATGGGTTTGTTGTCCTACTTGCTAGCTTTCTGTAAAATTGGAATATGAAGTTTCAATGTCTCTATCATGTATTCATCTTTATCTATAGAACCTGGACCTGGAGGATTCCATGGATGGACAGGATGGTGGAAGCTTGTGAATGCCCAAACAAAGGATCTGGATATTGATGGTTAGTAATCTATCATGAACTTGTATTATACTATTTATAATCTGAGCTAGTTCAACTCTTGTACAACATATGAGAAGCTCTAGATGTACAAAAGGAATAAACCTCATTTCTGGTATTGCAATGCTCTGCTTTCTGAAATAAAACGATAGCCTAAAAATAGACTGTACTGCACTACTGCTAGATAAATGAAGAAAATTAGTAAAATCTGCAAAATTTGTGTAGCACTTGTTAGATGATTCTTGTATTCCTTAATCTCTGATTGTGAATACTATTGAGTGACTGCAGATTACTTCTGTTTTTCAAGCATGTTTTATATGTCAAATACTCAAATGCTTAGAACACCTACTGCGTTGATTCCTCTGTCTGTCTGCATATGCTCATGTCTTTGATTCAGTTGTTGCCCATAAAACATAAATGCACCATTTCTTTTTCTGAGAGATATTGCAGGTTATTACCTTTTTAAAACAATTATTGTATATTTTCTTCCTGTTATTATACCATGATCATTCGATCTCTCCATCATGTTAACCTGCAGAATCTGGACCTGGGTGATTCAACGAACAGTGCAAGCTAGGGAATGCCAAATGATGCCCACTTTGATCTTGGAAGGCTGCATTTTGTTTGATCTCAATATAATGAACCGGATATTTGGGTTGTTCAAATCGATTTTTGTGAATGATATGAGTACATGCATGTACTTAGTTTTAATTGAACTGGGTGCCAGTACCCAGTGATTGATGTTTGTACTTTTGAATGCAAAAGATTAAGTCATTTCGGAATGTTTGCATTGGGTATACAGTGTGTTCTGGTATGGTTtttgattatttatttattttgctgtAGTGCTGTTGATTTGCTTCGCACAACCGAAATTTCTAGTATGTTAGTATGTGTTCAGATATCATGCTAGTGTATGTGTTTTTGTTTCCTTATTTCACTTGATATCTGACTTATATAAAATTAGTATAGTACAAAAATGATATCAGTTTAATATAAAATGATTGTTCATATTATTTTTGAATCTTGTATAATTGAATTGACGTATAGCTACTTGCTTTAATGGTTCACTGATAACACATTAACACAGCCAGTCAACCATTCACTGGACACGGTGGCTCAGACGCTTAGTGCATCCGGCCCGCGGCTACGGTGGGTCGGCCACGAACCTAACGGGCCGGCTCCACTTCCACCAGAGACGGGGCGAACTCAGGCACCAAGATAGATAGGGTCAGAGGGTATAGGGGATGGGTCGGCCCGATCCGCCCCCTTTGCAGGCTGACTCCACAGTCCATGCCAGAAGTTTATAACAGCGCAAGGATTTCATTTTAAAAAGACATCATGTCCTTGAATAATATCAATTTGTGTCTTGTCTGAACAATTCACTGATTTCAATAGGAGTTTTCAGGAAACGATGACGAATTACAGCAAACTACAACTTCACACCTCACTAACCACGAAGATATACATCCAAATATCCAATACACAAGGAAACCGAGATGAGATTGCTCCTCAAGATGGCTCAAAATCGGGCTGTAACCTGGGAGAACAACGATTTGAAGTCTTTTGTTGGTGTGCCT
Coding sequences:
- the LOC4334607 gene encoding zinc finger BED domain-containing protein RICESLEEPER 2-like; amino-acid sequence: MEAPAGGGYLLGGQPARCSGGHSTGSNGEGFGGHPATSPPSSSWVSLTREHNEEMRTPNAFFGLGTNSGEDIEMGDGDSDSEQVGPVDEHVNPVIQALTRKFRSEAWKEFVPILIDNEVGAGKCKHCDTEIRAKRGAGTSSLRKHLTRCKKRISALKIVGNLDSTLMSPNSVRLKNWSFDPEVSRKELMRMIVLHELPFQFVEYDGFRSFAASLNPYFKIISRTTIRNDCIAAFKEQKLAMKDMFKGANCRFSLTADMWTSNQTMGYMCVTCHFIDTDWRVQKRIIKFFGVKTPHTGVQMFNAMLSCIQDWNIADKIFSVTLDYASANDSMAKLLKCNLKAKKTIPAGGKLLHNRCATHVINLIAKDGLKVIDSIVCNIRESVKYRDNSLSRKEKFEEIIAQEGITCELHPTVDVCTRWNSTYLMLNAAFPFMRAYASLAVQDKNYKYAPSPDQWERSTIVSGILKVLYDATMVVSGSLYPTSNLYFHEMWKIKLVLDKEHSNNDTEVASMVQKMKDKFDKYWLKSYKYLCIPVIFDPRFKFNFVEFRLGQAFGENAKERIDKVKKRMNMLFKEYSDKLKDSNANPLRQAEHVMAISENDPMADWVQHISEQ